One window from the genome of Pempheris klunzingeri isolate RE-2024b chromosome 7, fPemKlu1.hap1, whole genome shotgun sequence encodes:
- the ift81 gene encoding intraflagellar transport protein 81 homolog, whose translation MSEQLKFIVEQLNKEPFKKNFNLITFDSLEPMQLLQILNDVMAEIDPKQAMDIREEMPEQTIKRMCGLLGMLKYKPPGNLSDVSSFRQGLVAGSKPVVHPILHWLLQRVPELKKRAYLARFLVKLEVPAEFLQDDVINDTFHQYEELVEGFKTYHKECEQLRTSGFSTAEIRRDISAMEEEKDQLIKRVERLKKRVESVSNHQRMLEQARQLRVEKEREESLGHQKQEQKNQLFQAEQRLQRSQQQLKDLRQAATDANPETLMKRLEEEIKINSYMVSEKLPKELEGMRRTVQYLQKIASEPAMGQADLQELEDKIKEVDSQINQLIEKRMMRNDPMDDKLTLYRQQASIIIRRKESKAEELQEAREELAAAERELRQRNIRAQASDGEVVVRGDELKRLVVKLRGKGTVYKKKRQEISELKAEYGVLQRTEEILRQRHETIQQKLQIMEAEKGISGYSDTQEELERVSAIKSELDEKKGRTLDDMSEMVKKLNSMIAKKKSALAPIIKELRSLRQQCQELNHEYEEKKAQYESCTAGLESNRSKLEQEVKALREETAQEENRYHYINSMSEIIEMQIERAAEEMKAYVSSDPQERKKAIREVYMKNISEQELLGKKLREKQKMVRESHGANMEQMKMWRDLEQLMECKRQCFIRAQSQASIGQVIQEGGEDRLVL comes from the exons ATGAGCGAACAGCTGAAATTCATCGTTGAGCAACTTAACAAGGAGCCGTTCAAGAAAAACTTCAACCTCATCACGTTTGACTCCCTCGAACcgatgcagctgctgcagatttTAAACGATGTTATGGCAGAAATAGACCCAAAG CAAGCTATGGATATCCGTGAAGAAATGCCTGAACAAACCATAAAGAGAATGTGTGGTCTCCTGGGAATGCTGAAATACAAACCTCCCGGCAATCTCTCTGATGT GAGCAGCTTCAGACAAGGTCTGGTGGCTGGCAGCAAACCTGTGGTGCACCCCATCCTCCACTGGCTGCTGCAGAGGGTCCCCGAGCTGAAGAAAAGGGCTTATTTGGCTCGCTTTCTGGTCAAACTGGAGGTGCCTGCAGAGTTTCTGCAGGATGATGTTATCAATGACACCTTTCACCAG taCGAAGAGCTGGTCGAAGGTTTTAAGACGTATCACAAGGAGTGTGAGCAGCTGAGGACTTCAGGGTTCTCCACAGCAGAAATCAGAAGG GACATTAGTgcgatggaggaggagaaagaccAACTAATCAAACGTGTAGAGAGGCTGAAGAAGAGG GTGGAGTCGGTGTCTAACCACCAACGGATGCTGGAGCAGGCCAGACAGCTGCgagtggagaaggagagagaggagtctCTAGGACACCAGAAGCAAGAACAGAAGAACCAG CTGTTCCAGGCAGAGCAGAGACTGCAGAGATCCCAGCAGCAGTTGAAGGATTTGCGACAGGCAGCAACAGATGCCAATCCAGAGA CCTTAATGAAGAGGCTTGAAGAGGAGATCAAGATCAACTCCTACATGGTCTCTGAGAAACTCCCCAAAGAGCTGGAGGGTATGAGGCGCACAGTGCAGTACCTGCAGAAAATAGCATCAGAGCCCGCCATGGGCCAGGCCGATCTCCAGGAGCTAGAGGACAAG ATTAAAGAAGTTGATTCTCAGATAAACCAGCTGATTGAGAAGAGGATGATGAGAAATGACCCCATGGACGACAAACTGACCCTTTACAGGCAACAG GCCTCCATCATCATTCGAAGAAAGGAGTCAAAGGCAGAGGAGCTTCAGGAAGCGAGGGAGGagctggctgcagcagagagagagctcaGGCAGAGGAACATCCGGGCACAAGCCTCAGATGGGGAAGTGGTCGTCCGGGGTGATGAG CTGAAACGTCTGGTGGTGAAATTGCGCGGCAAGGGAACAGTATACAAGAAGAAACGTCAGGAAATTTCTGAACTGAAAGCCGAGTACGGAGTCCTGCAGCGGACAGAGGAGATTCTCAGGCAGAGACATGAGACCATCCAACAGAAACTG CAAATTATGGAGGCTGAGAAGGGCATTTCTGGCTATAGTGACACTCAGGAGGAACTGGAGAGGGTGTCGGCCATCAAGAGCGAGCTGGATGAGAAGAAGGGCCGTACGCTGGATGACATGTCTGAAATG GTGAAGAAATTAAACTCCATGATAGCGAAGAAGAAGTCTGCTCTTGCACCAATTATTAAAGAACTGAGGTCACTGAGGCAGCAGTGTCAG GAGCTAAATCATGAATATGAGGAAAAGAAGGCACAATATGAAAGTTGTACTGCTGGTTTGGAGAGCAACCGATCTAAATTGGAGCAG GAGGTGAAAGCATTGAGAGAGGAGACAGCACAAGAGGAAAACCGATATCATTATATCAACTCAATGTCAGAG ATCATTGAGATGCAAATAGAGCGGGCGGCTGAAGAGATGAAGGCCTACGTGTCCTCTGATCCccaagagaggaaaaaggcCATCAG GGAAGTGTACATGAAGAACATTTCAGAACAGGAGTTACTTGGCAAG AAGTTACGTGAGAAGCAGAAGATGGTGAGGGAGAGCCACGGCGCCAACATGGAGCAAATGAAGATGTGGCGCGACCTGGAGCAGCTGATGGAGTGCAAGAGGCAGTGCTTTATACGAGCTCAGAGCCAGGCATCCATTGGTCAGGTCAtccaggagggaggagaagataGGCTGGTGCTGTGA